From the Coffea eugenioides isolate CCC68of chromosome 1, Ceug_1.0, whole genome shotgun sequence genome, the window tttaaaattttttctgtgattctttttatttattcttttgtattttttgggTCCTCAAATCTATTTTCCAAGGTTTAACCCGCAAAGCAACCTGAGAGCCCTGAGACCAAAATCCAACTCTTCAGCTCCAAAGAAACAAATGATTGTCTCCAATCTTCCAAGACTCCAATCTCACTGGTTACCAATCGTCACTTCACCTCTGACCCAATTCTTCATCTCCAAAACACCAAAGAAACAGTTTTTCATCAACTCCACACTCCTATCGAAGCCTTTGTCAACAACCCTTTTCACCAAAACCCCGGAGAAAAACTCCTCCACATTGCAAGAATcaagaaaccaagaaaaatttGTTGAAACACCTCAGATTGAGCTATCCCTTGAAAAGCTGTTTTTGCCCCCTGATACTGATGTTTCTTCCTTGACAACCCCTTTGAGTAGCAGAGTTTTGAAGGGCTCTAACATTGTGCTTAGCAAGTATGCTTCTGATGCTCAAGTTGACTGTGCTGAGTTCATAAAGAGCAGTGTTAAAACTGAAGAATGTCCTACTGATGGATTGCCTGAATTTGCTCTTGTCGGGCGGTCTAATGTGGGGAAATCCTCGCTTCTTAATTCGCTTGTTAGACGAAAACGTCTTGCTCTCACCTCGAAGAAGCCTGGTATGTGGTTTGTTGCTTACGGTATTTAAATTGATTTTACGATGTAATTGCATATTCTTTTGATTCTGCTCATAAAATCTTgcatttctttttgtttgttcATTCTGAACTCATTGAATGACAAAAGCTTACTGTTTCACTTGGTGCTAATTTCAGTATTAAGCTGGTTAAGTAGGTAATAGGTTCCCCCAGTCAGAAGCTTGTTTGATTTGTTTCAGGATTTTGAAACCTTTTGAATTGCAAGATTAGGTGTATGATCCTTGAAATGAGTGGTTGTCACTTGTCCGATACAATGAGCAAGTTATAATAGATTGTAAGCATGCCAAAATCGGGGTAAAGTCATATTAGTCTAGTTAATTAAAAATATGATGCCCTTAACTGGCTAC encodes:
- the LOC113750112 gene encoding GTP-binding protein At2g22870-like; translated protein: MIVSNLPRLQSHWLPIVTSPLTQFFISKTPKKQFFINSTLLSKPLSTTLFTKTPEKNSSTLQESRNQEKFVETPQIELSLEKLFLPPDTDVSSLTTPLSSRVLKGSNIVLSKYASDAQVDCAEFIKSSVKTEECPTDGLPEFALVGRSNVGKSSLLNSLVRRKRLALTSKKPGKTQCINHFKINNNWYLVDLPGYGYAAAPQELRTDWDKFTKDYFLNRPNLVSVFLLIDASIPAKTIDLEYASWLGWNQIPMTLVFTKCDKRKKKKNGGRRPEENIQNFQELIREFFQTAPPWILTSSITNQGRDEILLHMSQLRNYWLKH